A genomic stretch from Methylorubrum extorquens includes:
- a CDS encoding protein of unknown function (Evidence 5 : Unknown function) — MTQAHPTTGATVDPECPVSLERLGEVYRADDYDLPYILEEIPALTRAKLAAYLYGKSHMHQLGLKVARACERDDLVQAVGEIGSVIYGQSRLKAAQAAPEVEVPAGRGKGGQAAPPKKVKISLGGSAAKGRSFD; from the coding sequence ATGACCCAGGCCCATCCGACCACCGGCGCGACCGTCGATCCGGAATGCCCGGTCTCCCTCGAACGACTCGGCGAGGTCTACCGCGCCGACGACTACGATCTGCCCTACATCCTTGAGGAGATTCCGGCGCTGACCCGCGCCAAGCTCGCCGCCTACCTCTACGGCAAGAGCCACATGCACCAGCTCGGCCTGAAGGTGGCCCGCGCCTGCGAGCGCGACGACCTGGTCCAGGCGGTGGGCGAAATCGGCTCGGTGATCTACGGCCAGTCCCGGTTGAAGGCCGCTCAGGCGGCGCCGGAGGTCGAGGTGCCGGCCGGGCGCGGCAAGGGGGGGCAGGCCGCCCCGCCGAAGAAGGTCAAGATCAGCCTGGGCGGTTCGGCCGCCAAGGGCCGCAGCTTCGATTGA
- a CDS encoding conserved protein of unknown function (Evidence 4 : Unknown function but conserved in other organisms): MVLCEKSVRERAYYIWEGEGRVFGRAEAHWLQAESELLQAPAAALIEAEASAAPAKVAKPRTARAKASVQAPAEALASVAKAARAKAPAKTPAKTSAKAAEKPAAKAVKAAPRAKSAASRAGAEAVVLH; this comes from the coding sequence ATGGTGCTGTGCGAGAAAAGCGTGCGCGAGCGCGCCTACTACATCTGGGAAGGTGAAGGCCGGGTTTTCGGCCGGGCCGAGGCCCACTGGCTTCAGGCCGAATCCGAACTGCTTCAGGCCCCGGCTGCGGCGCTGATCGAAGCCGAGGCGTCCGCTGCGCCGGCCAAGGTCGCCAAGCCCCGCACCGCCCGCGCCAAGGCGTCGGTGCAGGCCCCCGCCGAGGCTCTGGCGAGCGTCGCCAAGGCTGCCAGGGCCAAGGCACCGGCTAAGACGCCTGCCAAGACCTCCGCGAAGGCCGCCGAGAAGCCTGCCGCCAAGGCGGTGAAGGCGGCACCCAGGGCCAAGTCGGCAGCCAGCCGCGCCGGAGCCGAGGCGGTCGTCCTCCACTGA
- a CDS encoding conserved protein of unknown function (Evidence 4 : Unknown function but conserved in other organisms) has translation MYATWWKLGLDTTLLAFEAQSVIALRMAKLAAGGSGAQVEAQRMVSEKLLAASEAAMQLATGASHGAVVAGYRRKVRANHRRLSRAAERG, from the coding sequence ATGTACGCGACGTGGTGGAAGCTCGGCCTCGACACGACCCTGCTCGCCTTCGAGGCGCAGTCGGTGATCGCCCTGCGGATGGCCAAGCTCGCGGCCGGGGGCAGCGGTGCGCAGGTGGAGGCGCAGCGCATGGTGAGCGAGAAGCTGCTCGCGGCCAGCGAGGCAGCGATGCAGCTTGCGACGGGCGCCTCGCACGGCGCGGTCGTGGCTGGCTACCGCCGCAAGGTGCGCGCGAACCACCGCCGTCTTTCCCGCGCTGCGGAACGCGGTTAA
- the rhlE gene encoding ATP-dependent RNA helicase RhlE (Evidence 2b : Function from indirect experimental evidences (e.g. phenotypes); Product type e : enzyme), translating into MSFADLGLSDKVLQAVTTAGYTEPTPIQAQAIPHVLARRDVLGIAQTGTGKTAAFTLPMLTMLETGRARARMPRTLILEPTRELAAQVEENFERYGTNHKLNVALIIGGVSFADQDAKLTRGTDVLIATPGRLLDHFERGKLLLTGVELLVIDEADRMLDMGFIPDIERIVKMVPFTRQTLFFSATMPPEIERLADMFLHNPQRVEVARPASTATTIEQRLVATGAEGHEKRKVLRHLIRSASELQNGIIFCNRKRDVAQLQRSLTSHGFNAAALHGDMDQRARMAALDGFRSGEVPLLVASDVAARGLDIPAVSHVFNFDVPHHPEDYVHRIGRTGRAGRSGQAFTLASRSDERSLSAIESLIGQPIAWLDGDLASVSDEVEGDEPRRRRGSRRAKETKGGEETKSGGRSTERSAAPSSESPRSENRSRGGRRPAAERSRADAPRRDPVRVPEPVAVAPSPAPSRELAREPVRSAPERARGERRPPRRDEDGETPVGLGSHVPAFLLKPTGFGKSK; encoded by the coding sequence ATGTCTTTCGCCGATCTTGGACTGAGCGACAAGGTACTCCAAGCCGTCACCACGGCCGGCTACACCGAGCCGACGCCGATCCAGGCCCAGGCGATCCCGCATGTGCTCGCCCGGCGCGACGTGCTCGGCATCGCCCAGACCGGCACCGGTAAGACCGCCGCCTTCACCCTGCCGATGCTGACCATGCTGGAGACCGGCCGCGCCCGGGCTCGCATGCCGCGCACGCTCATCCTGGAGCCGACCCGCGAACTCGCGGCGCAGGTCGAGGAGAATTTCGAGCGCTACGGCACCAACCACAAGCTCAACGTGGCGCTCATCATCGGCGGCGTCTCCTTCGCCGACCAGGATGCCAAGCTCACCCGCGGTACCGACGTGCTGATCGCGACGCCGGGGCGCCTGCTCGACCATTTCGAGCGCGGCAAGCTGCTGCTGACCGGCGTCGAGCTTCTCGTCATCGACGAGGCCGACCGGATGCTCGACATGGGGTTCATTCCCGACATCGAGCGCATCGTGAAGATGGTGCCCTTCACGCGCCAGACGCTGTTCTTCTCCGCGACCATGCCGCCGGAGATCGAGCGGCTGGCCGACATGTTCCTGCACAACCCGCAGCGGGTCGAGGTGGCGCGTCCCGCCTCCACCGCCACGACCATCGAGCAGCGCCTCGTGGCGACGGGCGCGGAGGGCCATGAGAAGCGCAAGGTGCTGCGCCACCTCATCCGCTCGGCGAGCGAGCTGCAGAACGGCATCATCTTCTGCAACCGCAAGCGCGACGTCGCCCAGCTTCAGCGCTCGCTGACCAGCCACGGCTTCAACGCGGCAGCACTCCACGGCGACATGGACCAGCGCGCCCGCATGGCCGCCCTCGATGGCTTCCGCAGCGGCGAGGTTCCGCTGCTGGTGGCCTCGGACGTCGCCGCGCGCGGCCTCGATATCCCCGCCGTCAGCCACGTCTTCAACTTCGACGTGCCGCACCACCCGGAGGATTACGTCCACCGGATCGGACGCACCGGCCGCGCCGGCCGCTCGGGCCAGGCCTTCACCCTCGCGAGCCGAAGCGACGAGCGCTCGCTCTCGGCGATCGAGAGCCTGATCGGTCAGCCGATCGCCTGGCTCGACGGCGATCTTGCCAGCGTCTCCGACGAGGTGGAGGGCGACGAGCCGCGCCGCCGCCGCGGCAGCCGCCGGGCCAAGGAAACCAAGGGGGGCGAGGAAACCAAGAGCGGCGGGCGCAGCACCGAGCGGAGTGCCGCCCCGTCGAGCGAAAGCCCCCGCAGCGAGAACCGCTCCCGCGGAGGTCGCCGTCCGGCCGCCGAGCGCAGCCGCGCCGACGCGCCCCGGCGAGACCCGGTGCGTGTGCCGGAACCGGTTGCGGTTGCCCCTTCCCCTGCCCCTTCCCGCGAGTTGGCCCGCGAGCCCGTCCGGAGCGCCCCCGAACGCGCGCGCGGCGAGCGTCGTCCCCCGCGTCGCGACGAGGACGGCGAGACGCCGGTCGGCCTCGGTTCGCACGTCCCGGCCTTCCTGCTGAAGCCGACCGGGTTCGGGAAGAGCAAGTAG
- a CDS encoding protein of unknown function (Evidence 5 : Unknown function), with product MSSGCAEWFDCCRFSTRRGNDVRKDTSGLIERLRLGKLHLSLTDSGALIASSLEGDGYRGAPRATSHQHRLPPNQDTTR from the coding sequence TTGTCTTCAGGCTGTGCTGAATGGTTTGACTGTTGCCGGTTTTCGACAAGACGAGGCAACGATGTGCGCAAAGACACATCGGGCCTGATCGAGCGCTTGCGGCTGGGTAAGCTTCACCTTTCGTTGACGGATTCAGGTGCATTGATCGCTTCATCGCTGGAGGGCGACGGATACCGGGGAGCTCCCCGGGCCACTTCACACCAACACCGGCTCCCGCCAAATCAGGACACGACACGATGA
- a CDS encoding protein of unknown function (Evidence 5 : Unknown function) → MSFDSGSPRPRGPLAWSIKTALIVGLGATALAHHIAQPVGKPVHRGGDPEVTGSIGVKAQSLRLDPCALRGALGTSARD, encoded by the coding sequence ATGTCCTTCGATTCCGGCTCGCCCAGACCGCGCGGCCCCCTCGCATGGTCGATCAAGACCGCGCTGATCGTCGGCCTCGGCGCCACCGCCCTCGCCCACCACATCGCCCAACCGGTCGGCAAGCCGGTTCACCGGGGAGGCGACCCGGAGGTGACGGGCTCGATCGGCGTCAAGGCGCAGTCGCTGCGGCTCGACCCCTGCGCGCTCCGCGGCGCCCTCGGCACGAGCGCGCGCGACTGA
- a CDS encoding protein of unknown function (Evidence 5 : Unknown function): protein MRCASTCAPLPPAASLAIRRAITDCASKASRVVSRPSFHHVAYIEPALSSSHGIDLIRSRRPATAQGRARERRRDTGSNAVPGRLRWLGGPERHRGSIEAAALGGRTAQADLDLLRRGGLPPLAAPGRHLDLRRRLSGLQPGLAVDHRADFAHRLDQVVALAGAGHLQAELVHVALAVEVGGELGAGQRRNLLKDVGQIVVVGAVDLAESFEGDRAFRIDGRAGGRMGLGHGSPAVGAKGDGEGDESGEGMSAVAASATGDGLTAIESERVGRHPVQTEAIAIRARRSLRSQTDSRAVAAAAGPEAAVPEVEVPASRASGFARIRR, encoded by the coding sequence ATGCGCTGCGCCTCCACCTGCGCACCGCTGCCCCCGGCCGCGAGCTTGGCCATCCGCAGGGCGATCACCGACTGCGCCTCGAAGGCGAGCAGGGTCGTGTCGAGGCCGAGCTTCCACCACGTCGCGTACATCGAACCTGCCCTCTCGTCGTCACACGGCATCGATCTGATAAGGTCACGACGGCCCGCAACGGCGCAGGGCCGGGCTCGGGAACGGCGCAGAGACACAGGTTCGAACGCCGTTCCCGGCCGCCTCCGGTGGTTGGGCGGCCCGGAACGGCATCGCGGCTCAATCGAAGCTGCGGCCCTTGGCGGCCGAACCGCCCAGGCTGATCTTGACCTTCTTCGGCGGGGCGGCCTGCCCCCCCTTGCCGCGCCCGGCCGGCACCTCGACCTCCGGCGCCGCCTGAGCGGCCTTCAACCGGGACTGGCCGTAGATCACCGAGCCGATTTCGCCCACCGCCTGGACCAGGTCGTCGCGCTCGCAGGCGCGGGCCACCTTCAGGCCGAGCTGGTGCATGTGGCTCTTGCCGTAGAGGTAGGCGGCGAGCTTGGCGCGGGTCAGCGCCGGAATCTCCTCAAGGATGTAGGGCAGATCGTAGTCGTCGGCGCGGTAGACCTCGCCGAGTCGTTCGAGGGAGACCGGGCATTCCGGATCGACGGTCGCGCCGGTGGTCGGATGGGCCTGGGTCATGGATCACCTGCTGTCGGTGCAAAGGGCGATGGAGAGGGTGACGAAAGCGGCGAAGGCATGTCGGCGGTCGCAGCCTCCGCCACGGGGGACGGCCTGACTGCAATCGAGTCGGAACGCGTGGGAAGGCATCCGGTGCAAACTGAGGCGATCGCGATCCGGGCGCGCCGGTCGCTGCGCTCCCAGACGGATTCGCGCGCCGTCGCTGCGGCGGCCGGCCCGGAGGCCGCAGTTCCAGAGGTCGAAGTCCCGGCGAGCCGGGCGTCCGGGTTCGCGCGAATCCGCAGATAG
- a CDS encoding putative outer-membrane protein (Evidence 3 : Putative function from multiple computational evidences; PubMedId : 8589412, 8751924; Product type m : membrane component) codes for MKILLLASSALVAATVAASAADLPRRAAPPPVFQPVPVFTWTGFYAGFNAGYGFGTQDDRVPTVIGVGPASLLVPPGTTAVVAFSNRESNEGFVGGGQIGYNYQFTPGSGVVIGVEADAQYADFGRDRNRFLSTSPLAAQQVFNPGGLSGLDFFGTVRGRLGYAFDRTLVYGTGGFAYGSGGGREFGTGVSSNDFQTGWAAGGGIEYALPTDSFLNFFKSSAVTLKVEGLYVNLDRGTGGRGAFATDNQGRTVSIGSPGTVLVSGGQQVRDTEFAVVRAGLNYKFGSY; via the coding sequence ATGAAAATCCTGCTTCTTGCTTCGAGCGCGCTCGTTGCCGCCACCGTCGCCGCCTCGGCCGCCGACCTCCCGCGCCGCGCGGCTCCGCCGCCGGTGTTCCAGCCGGTGCCGGTGTTCACCTGGACGGGCTTCTACGCCGGTTTCAACGCCGGTTACGGCTTCGGCACCCAGGACGACCGCGTCCCGACCGTGATCGGCGTCGGCCCGGCCTCCCTGCTCGTGCCCCCGGGCACCACCGCCGTGGTCGCCTTCAGCAACCGTGAGTCCAACGAAGGCTTCGTCGGCGGCGGTCAGATCGGCTACAACTACCAGTTCACCCCGGGCTCCGGTGTCGTGATCGGTGTCGAGGCCGACGCCCAGTACGCCGATTTCGGCCGTGACCGGAACCGCTTCCTCTCGACCAGCCCGCTGGCCGCCCAGCAGGTGTTCAACCCGGGTGGTCTGTCCGGCCTCGACTTCTTCGGCACCGTCCGCGGTCGCCTCGGCTACGCCTTCGACCGCACCCTCGTGTACGGCACCGGCGGCTTCGCCTACGGCTCCGGCGGCGGTCGTGAGTTCGGCACCGGTGTGTCGAGCAACGACTTCCAGACCGGCTGGGCCGCCGGTGGTGGTATCGAGTACGCTCTCCCGACCGACTCGTTCCTGAACTTCTTCAAGTCTTCGGCCGTGACGCTGAAGGTCGAAGGTCTGTACGTGAACCTCGATCGCGGCACCGGCGGCCGTGGCGCCTTCGCGACGGACAACCAGGGCCGCACGGTCTCCATCGGCAGCCCGGGCACCGTGCTCGTCAGCGGTGGCCAGCAGGTCCGCGACACCGAGTTCGCCGTCGTCCGCGCCGGCCTGAACTACAAGTTCGGCTCGTACTAG